One genomic region from Pseudoduganella dura encodes:
- the ribA gene encoding GTP cyclohydrolase II — MLPAAEIPVASSDLEYVTSCALPTPWAEFTLHAFIEHSTGKEHLAMVLGDIGDGAPVLARVHSECLTGDVLFSQRCDCGAQLEGALQRIAAEGRGVLLYLRQEGRGIGLLNKMRAYRLQEAGADTVQANEQLGFKPDQRSYELVAPMLHQFGVHSLKLMTNNPRKIAAMEKLGMPVSERVPLLVNRNVFNQHYLNTKALKLGHMMTPVVATATSDGEQ; from the coding sequence ATGCTGCCCGCTGCTGAAATCCCTGTCGCCTCGTCCGATCTCGAATATGTCACCTCGTGCGCGCTGCCCACGCCATGGGCGGAATTCACGCTGCACGCGTTCATCGAGCATTCGACCGGCAAGGAACACCTGGCGATGGTGCTGGGCGATATCGGCGACGGCGCGCCGGTGCTGGCGCGCGTGCACAGCGAATGCCTGACGGGCGACGTGCTGTTTTCCCAGCGCTGCGACTGCGGCGCCCAGCTCGAAGGCGCGCTGCAGCGCATCGCCGCCGAAGGGCGCGGCGTGCTGCTGTACCTGCGCCAGGAAGGCCGCGGCATCGGCCTGCTGAACAAGATGCGCGCCTACCGGCTGCAGGAGGCCGGCGCCGATACCGTGCAGGCCAACGAGCAGCTCGGTTTCAAGCCGGACCAGCGCAGCTATGAACTGGTGGCGCCGATGCTGCACCAGTTCGGCGTGCACAGCCTCAAGCTGATGACCAACAATCCCCGCAAGATCGCCGCGATGGAAAAGCTGGGCATGCCCGTTTCCGAGCGCGTGCCGCTGCTGGTCAACCGCAATGTCTTCAACCAGCATTACCTGAACACGAAGGCGCTGAAGCTGGGGCACATGATGACCCCCGTCGTCGCCACGGCCACCAGCGACGGCGAGCAGTGA
- a CDS encoding pirin family protein, producing MQEVRRSEERGIANHGWLDSRHTFSFGHYHDPRHMGFGPLLVINEDKVMPGQGFGTHGHRDMEIISYVLEGALEHKDSMGNGSVLRYGDVQRMTAGTGVRHSEFNHSPSERVHFLQIWVQPAETGIAPGYEEKHFSPESKQGKLRLIASPDGRDGSVTIHQDARIYATILNEGDSVSHVLDDERTGYVHVIRGTVTVNGTALKGGDALKLTKETRVTLDKAEAAEVLVFDLPY from the coding sequence ATGCAAGAAGTCCGTCGCAGTGAAGAACGCGGTATCGCCAACCATGGCTGGCTCGATTCCCGTCACACCTTTTCGTTCGGTCATTACCACGACCCGCGCCACATGGGCTTTGGCCCGCTGCTGGTGATCAACGAAGACAAGGTGATGCCGGGCCAGGGCTTCGGCACCCACGGCCACCGCGACATGGAAATCATCTCGTACGTGCTGGAAGGCGCGCTGGAGCACAAGGACAGCATGGGCAACGGCAGCGTGCTGCGCTACGGCGACGTGCAGCGCATGACGGCCGGCACCGGCGTGCGGCACAGCGAGTTCAACCACTCGCCGAGCGAACGCGTGCACTTCCTGCAGATCTGGGTGCAGCCGGCAGAAACGGGCATCGCTCCCGGCTACGAGGAAAAGCACTTCTCGCCGGAGAGCAAGCAGGGCAAGCTGCGCCTGATCGCTTCCCCCGACGGCCGGGACGGTTCGGTGACCATCCACCAGGATGCGCGGATCTACGCAACGATCCTGAACGAGGGCGACAGCGTATCGCATGTGCTCGACGATGAGCGCACCGGCTACGTCCACGTGATCCGCGGCACCGTGACCGTCAACGGCACCGCGCTGAAAGGCGGCGACGCGCTGAAACTGACCAAGGAAACGCGGGTGACGCTGGACAAGGCCGAGGCGGCCGAAGTGCTGGTCTTCGACCTGCCGTATTGA
- a CDS encoding LysR substrate-binding domain-containing protein — protein sequence MLRLSLEALQIVDAIDRRGSFSAAGKELHRVPSTISYTVSKLEDDLGVQVFERNGPKVELTKAGRELLKEGRYLLRAAQDLEHRVRRVASGWETELAIGHDSMFSSLAFGDDIRAFYEVAQQTRLRIVREALSGTWEALLDRRVDLVIGAPGDGPAGGGYISEPIGTLRWVFAVAPSHPLAAIEGTLGRADLQRHRAVAMADSARQMAPRTVGLLLGQDTLTVPDMASKVQYQVAGLGFGFLPEPCARAAIAAGLLVEKDVEEPKPDETFYLAWRTGETGAALQWWLARMRAGTLFDRLCRHLPTT from the coding sequence ATGCTCAGACTCAGCCTGGAAGCCCTGCAGATCGTCGACGCGATCGACCGCCGCGGTTCCTTTTCGGCCGCCGGCAAGGAATTGCACCGCGTGCCATCGACCATTTCCTACACCGTGAGCAAGCTCGAAGATGATCTCGGGGTGCAGGTGTTCGAGCGCAACGGCCCGAAAGTGGAGTTGACAAAAGCCGGCCGCGAGCTGCTCAAGGAAGGCCGCTACCTGCTGCGCGCGGCGCAGGACCTGGAGCACCGCGTGCGCCGCGTCGCTTCGGGCTGGGAGACGGAGCTGGCGATCGGCCACGATTCGATGTTTTCCAGCCTCGCGTTCGGCGACGACATCCGCGCCTTCTACGAGGTTGCCCAGCAAACCCGGCTGCGCATCGTGCGCGAGGCGCTGTCGGGCACCTGGGAGGCGCTGCTGGATCGCCGCGTCGACCTGGTGATCGGCGCGCCCGGCGACGGCCCGGCCGGCGGCGGCTACATCTCCGAACCGATCGGCACGCTGCGCTGGGTGTTCGCGGTGGCGCCTTCGCACCCGCTGGCCGCCATCGAAGGCACGCTGGGTCGCGCCGACCTGCAGCGGCACCGCGCCGTCGCCATGGCCGATTCGGCGCGCCAGATGGCGCCCCGCACCGTGGGCCTGCTGCTGGGGCAGGACACGCTGACGGTTCCCGACATGGCTTCCAAGGTGCAATACCAGGTGGCCGGCCTGGGCTTCGGTTTCCTGCCCGAGCCATGCGCCCGGGCGGCGATCGCCGCCGGGCTGCTGGTGGAGAAGGACGTCGAGGAGCCGAAGCCGGACGAGACCTTCTACCTGGCCTGGCGCACCGGCGAGACGGGCGCCGCGCTGCAATGGTGGCTGGCGCGGATGCGCGCGGGCACGCTGTTCGACCGGCTGTGTCGGCATTTGCCAACGACATGA
- a CDS encoding EAL and HDOD domain-containing protein: MNTIFLQLLADRTGVPAGLVLAARNDKPASPAQALARLAAEFPCHFRTGLAEAAAAPLRQAGWHELAAERTLRADAPPGKTLPFQVAWIEGDWALAPPARPAGNGAASRALALQLVERVNADADTHEIEALLRRDPTLSYHLLRLVNSLGAGVRKGTGRTITNFSQAILLLGRQQLRRWLNLMLFAARGGDGRSAMLLARVSVRARLMELLARATGLDRLNQEQAFMTGMFSLLGALFGAPLADVLAPLALSAAVQRALLSRQGDIGALLALVEAAEQADFDAVSTALEGARIPAADFNAMVIDANLWMLAVTGDMAGRCHA, translated from the coding sequence ATGAACACGATATTCCTGCAACTGCTTGCCGATCGCACGGGCGTTCCCGCCGGCCTGGTGCTGGCGGCCCGGAACGACAAGCCGGCATCGCCCGCCCAGGCGCTGGCCCGGCTCGCGGCCGAGTTTCCCTGCCACTTCCGTACCGGGCTTGCCGAAGCGGCGGCAGCGCCCCTGCGGCAGGCCGGCTGGCACGAACTGGCGGCCGAGCGCACGCTGCGCGCCGATGCGCCACCCGGCAAGACCCTGCCGTTCCAGGTGGCCTGGATCGAAGGCGACTGGGCGCTGGCGCCGCCGGCGCGACCGGCCGGCAACGGCGCGGCGTCGCGCGCGCTGGCTCTGCAACTGGTGGAGCGGGTCAACGCGGATGCCGACACCCACGAGATCGAAGCCCTGCTGCGCCGCGATCCCACGCTGTCGTACCACCTGCTCCGCCTGGTCAATTCGCTCGGCGCAGGCGTCCGGAAGGGCACGGGCCGCACCATCACCAATTTCTCGCAGGCGATCCTGCTGCTGGGGCGCCAGCAGCTGCGCCGCTGGCTCAACCTGATGCTGTTCGCGGCGCGCGGCGGCGACGGGCGCTCGGCGATGCTGCTGGCCCGGGTGTCGGTGCGGGCTCGGCTGATGGAACTGCTGGCGCGGGCCACCGGCCTCGATCGCCTGAACCAGGAACAGGCCTTCATGACCGGCATGTTTTCGCTGCTGGGCGCGCTGTTCGGCGCGCCGCTGGCCGACGTGCTGGCGCCGCTGGCCCTCTCGGCCGCCGTGCAGCGCGCGCTGCTCTCGCGCCAGGGCGACATCGGTGCGCTGCTGGCGCTGGTGGAAGCGGCGGAGCAGGCCGATTTCGATGCCGTCTCCACGGCGCTCGAGGGTGCCCGGATACCGGCCGCCGACTTCAATGCGATGGTGATCGACGCCAACCTGTGGATGCTGGCCGTGACAGGCGACATGGCGGGCCGCTGCCATGCGTGA
- a CDS encoding putative bifunctional diguanylate cyclase/phosphodiesterase has product MRDTAIMHCLALCRAARAQQGAALAQTLDQLEAGLAALGSQPEAEEAALALDLAGYVTSWSDGAEQMFGYSAAEAVGQHVLFLYTDDDEGSIAELVVEADNATAEVRRRKKSGEAIWVRLSITLVEEGGKAGDGTDNDTGNDAGGAAGMHVRLTRMKEGLSAAEKTSLHARIIEETDQGVLVTDADERIVSINSAFTRITGYTMAEAIGKTPDLLRSGMHGAGFRSQARAAMAGGAPWRGEIMGRRKNGDLFPQSVIVSAVRDEHGRISHTFSLFTDISVHKDAEARMQRMANYDALTGLPNQGLLMQLLGQAMTEARRTHEPGALLVVEITRLGSISDTLGHDVGNALLVEAGRLLRSRLREGDILARLDGNKFAIALPRVERREQAALVARKLVEVLAAPIGVGRRSLQVGTHVGIAVYPEDAQEPGALLRGADVAAMRAGTSMEPALLFFSEEMNQHAKEHLRIESELRDALANGELLLYYQPKVSLRSGRIVGAEALLRWRHPVRGLVSPGVFIPVAEETGLIMELGDWAIEEACRQIRQWHDAGLEMPPVAVNLSARQFDTGLPQRMAAVLERHDVSPEQVMLEITESLLVRGADTVIGIMNDLVAMGLALALDDFGTGYSSLAYLKKFPISTLKIDRAFVIGLPHEENDCAIARAIVTMAQQMRQEIVAEGVETEDQMTFLRDLGCDQLQGYLFSQPVPAVDFQRMLGEGRRLALPHPHAERARTGAPVAQCS; this is encoded by the coding sequence ATGCGTGATACCGCGATCATGCACTGCCTGGCGCTGTGCCGGGCCGCCCGCGCGCAGCAGGGAGCCGCACTGGCGCAAACGCTGGACCAGCTCGAGGCCGGGCTGGCCGCCCTGGGCAGCCAGCCCGAAGCGGAAGAAGCGGCACTGGCGCTGGACCTGGCCGGCTACGTGACCAGCTGGAGCGATGGCGCCGAGCAGATGTTCGGCTACAGCGCGGCCGAAGCGGTGGGCCAGCACGTGCTGTTCCTGTACACCGACGACGACGAGGGCAGCATCGCCGAACTCGTCGTGGAAGCGGACAACGCGACGGCCGAGGTGCGCCGCCGCAAGAAATCCGGCGAGGCGATCTGGGTCCGGCTGTCGATCACGCTGGTGGAGGAGGGCGGCAAGGCGGGCGACGGCACCGACAACGATACAGGCAACGACGCGGGCGGCGCGGCCGGCATGCATGTGCGCCTGACGCGGATGAAGGAAGGCCTGTCGGCGGCCGAGAAGACCAGCCTGCATGCGCGCATCATCGAGGAAACCGACCAGGGCGTGCTGGTCACCGACGCCGATGAGCGGATCGTGTCGATCAACAGCGCGTTCACCCGCATCACCGGCTACACGATGGCCGAGGCCATCGGCAAGACCCCGGACCTGCTGCGCTCCGGCATGCACGGCGCCGGCTTCCGCAGCCAGGCGCGCGCGGCCATGGCGGGCGGCGCGCCGTGGCGCGGCGAAATCATGGGCCGCCGCAAGAACGGCGACCTGTTCCCCCAATCGGTGATCGTCAGCGCCGTGCGCGACGAACATGGCCGCATCAGCCACACGTTCTCGCTGTTTACCGACATCAGCGTGCACAAGGACGCCGAGGCGCGCATGCAGCGCATGGCCAATTACGACGCGCTGACCGGCCTGCCGAACCAGGGCCTGCTGATGCAGCTGCTGGGGCAGGCGATGACGGAGGCGCGCCGCACGCACGAGCCCGGCGCGCTGCTGGTCGTCGAGATCACGCGGCTGGGCTCGATTTCCGACACGCTGGGCCACGATGTCGGCAATGCGTTGCTGGTCGAAGCGGGCCGGCTGCTGCGCTCGCGGCTGCGCGAAGGCGATATCCTGGCCAGGCTGGACGGCAACAAGTTCGCCATTGCCTTGCCGCGGGTCGAGCGGCGCGAGCAGGCGGCGCTGGTGGCGCGCAAGCTGGTCGAAGTGCTGGCCGCGCCGATCGGCGTCGGCAGGCGCTCGCTGCAGGTCGGCACCCATGTCGGCATCGCCGTGTATCCCGAGGATGCGCAGGAACCCGGCGCGCTGCTGCGCGGGGCGGACGTAGCGGCGATGCGTGCCGGAACCAGCATGGAGCCGGCGCTGCTGTTCTTTTCCGAGGAGATGAACCAGCACGCCAAGGAACACCTGCGTATCGAAAGCGAATTGCGCGATGCGCTGGCGAACGGCGAACTGCTGCTGTACTACCAGCCGAAGGTAAGCCTGCGCAGCGGCCGCATCGTTGGCGCAGAAGCATTGCTGCGCTGGCGGCACCCGGTGCGCGGGCTGGTATCGCCGGGCGTGTTCATCCCGGTGGCGGAAGAAACGGGGCTCATCATGGAACTGGGCGACTGGGCCATCGAGGAGGCGTGCCGGCAGATCCGGCAGTGGCATGACGCCGGCCTGGAGATGCCGCCGGTCGCCGTCAATTTGTCGGCCCGGCAGTTCGACACCGGCCTGCCGCAACGCATGGCGGCGGTGCTCGAACGGCACGACGTGAGCCCCGAGCAGGTCATGCTGGAGATCACGGAAAGCCTGCTGGTACGCGGCGCCGACACCGTTATCGGGATCATGAACGACCTGGTGGCGATGGGCCTGGCGCTGGCGCTGGACGATTTCGGTACCGGTTATTCGAGCCTGGCGTACCTGAAGAAATTCCCGATCAGCACGCTGAAGATCGACCGCGCCTTCGTGATCGGCCTGCCGCACGAGGAAAACGACTGCGCGATCGCCCGCGCGATCGTCACGATGGCGCAGCAAATGCGGCAGGAGATCGTCGCGGAAGGCGTGGAGACGGAAGACCAGATGACGTTCCTGCGCGACCTGGGTTGCGACCAGCTGCAGGGCTACCTGTTCAGCCAGCCCGTGCCCGCCGTCGACTTCCAGCGCATGCTGGGCGAGGGCCGCCGCCTCGCGCTGCCCCATCCGCATGCCGAACGCGCACGTACGGGAGCGCCGGTGGCGCAGTGCTCCTGA
- a CDS encoding KGG domain-containing protein: MASSNQGNNQGGNKGSKQSGDTSNRGFASMDPQRQREIASEGGRAAHASGNAHEFTSEEARRAGSMSHKNDGNRQSGNQGSGGGNQASQGGNQGNQGGQGGGVRGGTPEQHAQAGRQSHKNDDKR, encoded by the coding sequence ATGGCTTCATCGAACCAAGGTAACAACCAGGGCGGCAACAAAGGCAGCAAGCAGAGCGGCGATACCAGCAACCGTGGTTTTGCTTCCATGGACCCGCAACGCCAGCGTGAAATCGCCTCCGAAGGCGGCCGCGCTGCGCACGCCTCCGGCAACGCACACGAATTCACATCGGAAGAAGCACGCAGGGCCGGCAGCATGAGCCACAAGAACGATGGCAATCGCCAGAGCGGCAACCAGGGTTCCGGCGGCGGCAACCAGGCCAGCCAGGGCGGTAATCAGGGCAACCAGGGCGGCCAGGGTGGCGGCGTGCGCGGCGGCACGCCCGAGCAGCATGCGCAGGCAGGCCGCCAAAGCCACAAGAACGACGACAAGCGCTGA
- a CDS encoding PPC domain-containing DNA-binding protein has product MLSMPLRLRPGDDLRGAIEAVLREHGAAFVLQGIGSLSVARLRFAGRPQPDVLAGDLEILTLAGSVSPDGAHLHMAVADAAGRVSGGHVAPGCIVRTTAELLVALLPGHVFAREHDSGTGYPELSIRPVPQASAS; this is encoded by the coding sequence ATCCTTTCCATGCCCCTGCGCCTGCGCCCGGGAGACGACCTGCGAGGCGCGATCGAAGCGGTCCTGCGCGAACACGGCGCAGCCTTTGTCCTGCAGGGCATCGGCTCGCTGTCGGTGGCGCGGCTGCGCTTCGCCGGCCGTCCGCAGCCCGATGTGCTCGCGGGAGATCTCGAGATCCTGACGCTGGCCGGCTCGGTGTCGCCCGATGGCGCGCACCTGCACATGGCCGTCGCCGACGCGGCGGGCCGCGTGTCCGGCGGCCACGTCGCGCCGGGCTGCATCGTGCGCACGACCGCCGAGCTGCTGGTGGCGCTGTTGCCCGGCCACGTATTCGCCCGCGAACACGACAGCGGAACCGGCTACCCGGAACTGTCGATCCGCCCTGTGCCCCAGGCAAGCGCTTCCTAG
- a CDS encoding DUF3820 family protein has product MNSEALSRLLVREMPYGKYKGRTLAELPGHYLGWMAREGFPKGELGALLALMYELDHNDLRGLLDPLRAPGRR; this is encoded by the coding sequence ATGAATAGTGAAGCACTCTCCCGGTTGCTCGTTCGCGAGATGCCATATGGGAAATACAAGGGCCGCACGCTGGCCGAACTGCCCGGCCATTACCTGGGCTGGATGGCCCGCGAAGGTTTTCCGAAAGGCGAACTGGGCGCGTTGCTGGCGCTGATGTACGAACTCGACCACAACGACCTGCGGGGGCTGCTCGATCCGCTGCGCGCCCCAGGCAGGCGCTAG
- a CDS encoding MFS transporter, which translates to MPIALLALTISAFAIGTTEFVIVGLLPTMAADLHVTLPSAGLLVSLYALGVAIGAPVLTALTGKVPRKLLLLALMVLFTAGNLLAWQAPGYESLVAARILTGLAHGVFFSIGSTIATSLVPKEKAASAIAIMFTGLTVALVTGVPLGTFIGQHFGWRETFLAVSALGVVAFIGSLLFVPTDIQHTKPASLLAQVQVLAQPRLLLVYAMTAVGYGGSFIAFTFLAPILQQVAGFGESAVGLVMLVYGVSVAFGNIWGGRLADRRGPIGALKIIFLGLAAVLLALTFTAPHPWLVVLTVLLWGAVAFGNVAGLQVYVVQQAEHYTPRAVDVASGLNIAAFNLGIAGGAWGGGHIVEQLGLVHTGWIGALVVLGAYGLTALSGRLDRLNPRPVTSGKSLHAVVH; encoded by the coding sequence ATGCCCATTGCCCTGCTGGCGCTCACGATCAGCGCCTTTGCCATCGGAACCACCGAATTCGTCATCGTCGGGCTGTTGCCCACCATGGCGGCCGACCTGCACGTCACGCTGCCGTCGGCCGGCCTGCTCGTCAGCCTGTACGCCCTCGGCGTGGCCATCGGCGCACCCGTGCTGACGGCGCTGACCGGCAAGGTGCCCCGCAAGCTGCTGCTGCTGGCACTGATGGTGCTGTTCACCGCGGGCAACCTGCTGGCCTGGCAGGCGCCGGGCTACGAATCGCTGGTGGCCGCCCGTATCCTCACTGGCCTGGCGCATGGCGTGTTCTTCTCGATCGGATCGACGATCGCCACGTCGCTCGTGCCCAAGGAAAAGGCGGCCAGCGCGATCGCCATCATGTTTACCGGCCTGACCGTTGCCCTGGTCACCGGCGTGCCGCTGGGTACCTTCATCGGCCAGCACTTCGGCTGGCGCGAAACGTTCCTGGCGGTGTCGGCGCTGGGCGTGGTCGCGTTCATCGGCAGCCTGCTGTTCGTGCCGACGGATATCCAGCACACGAAACCCGCATCGCTGCTGGCGCAGGTGCAGGTGCTGGCGCAGCCCAGGCTGCTGCTGGTCTACGCGATGACGGCGGTCGGCTATGGCGGCTCGTTCATCGCCTTCACGTTCCTGGCGCCGATCCTGCAGCAGGTGGCCGGCTTCGGCGAAAGTGCCGTGGGCCTGGTGATGCTGGTGTATGGCGTATCGGTCGCCTTCGGCAATATCTGGGGCGGCAGGCTGGCCGACCGGCGCGGCCCGATCGGCGCATTGAAGATCATCTTCCTGGGCCTGGCCGCCGTGCTGCTGGCGCTGACGTTCACCGCGCCGCACCCGTGGCTGGTGGTGTTGACGGTCCTGCTGTGGGGCGCGGTCGCATTCGGCAACGTCGCGGGGCTGCAGGTGTACGTGGTGCAGCAGGCGGAACACTACACGCCGCGCGCCGTCGACGTGGCTTCCGGGCTCAACATTGCCGCGTTCAATCTCGGCATCGCCGGCGGCGCGTGGGGCGGCGGACATATCGTCGAGCAGCTCGGCCTCGTGCACACCGGCTGGATCGGCGCGCTGGTGGTACTGGGCGCCTATGGCCTGACGGCGCTGTCCGGCCGGCTGGACCGGCTGAACCCGCGCCCGGTCACGTCAGGCAAGTCACTCCACGCCGTCGTTCACTAG
- a CDS encoding DUF3861 domain-containing protein, giving the protein MKQHRYRVTVEHLQDPGGHPVTRDSLAFEVGNHDDIFAIVERMRGRGDFGPETATAFAVGLKLFSEVMLENRDHPLFAEFQPHFRQFMKELKKGPASGASPDGPPALPKTP; this is encoded by the coding sequence ATGAAGCAGCACCGTTACCGCGTCACCGTCGAACACCTGCAGGATCCGGGCGGCCATCCCGTCACACGCGATTCCCTGGCGTTCGAGGTCGGCAACCACGACGACATCTTCGCCATCGTCGAGCGCATGCGCGGCCGTGGCGATTTCGGCCCGGAAACCGCCACGGCGTTTGCCGTCGGGCTGAAACTGTTTTCCGAGGTGATGCTGGAAAACCGCGATCACCCGCTGTTCGCCGAATTCCAGCCCCATTTCCGGCAATTCATGAAGGAGCTGAAAAAGGGGCCCGCATCCGGAGCGTCCCCGGACGGGCCCCCTGCCCTGCCCAAGACGCCTTAG
- a CDS encoding acyl-CoA dehydrogenase: MAKDLVSGSVDAWRQAELAGFLLPEQQETLHGQGWLTMLAPRAAGGAELPLPAVVRLEEEIAATDGSLGWVVTLCAGAGWFAGFLPPALASGIIGTPGVCLAGSGAPTGFADTDGDDFIITGRWDYASGAPMATHFTLNAVLRIRGEIVRDEAGKPRIRAFVVPARHVTLESSWRSIGLRASASHAYRIDGARVPASHGFAIDAAHATADGPLYRFPFMALAYVTLAANLLGMAGRFVALAEPLVAARRQHGSGVPLAEVPSVAARLARAREELAAGRAALHETLDRAWADVVRHAVPDEESLQQVSLRLVETCRRNVDALYPYCGLQAAREDAAINRVWRDFHTATQHALLLPD; encoded by the coding sequence ATGGCAAAAGACCTGGTGTCCGGTTCCGTGGATGCATGGCGGCAGGCGGAGCTGGCAGGTTTCCTGCTGCCCGAACAGCAGGAAACGCTGCACGGGCAGGGATGGCTGACGATGCTGGCGCCGCGCGCGGCGGGCGGCGCCGAGCTGCCGCTGCCGGCGGTGGTGCGGCTGGAGGAAGAGATCGCCGCCACCGACGGCAGCCTGGGCTGGGTCGTCACGCTGTGCGCGGGTGCCGGCTGGTTCGCCGGCTTCCTGCCCCCTGCCCTGGCGAGCGGGATCATCGGCACGCCGGGCGTGTGCCTGGCCGGCAGCGGCGCGCCGACCGGATTCGCGGACACCGACGGCGACGACTTCATCATTACCGGCCGCTGGGATTACGCCAGCGGCGCGCCGATGGCCACGCATTTCACGCTGAACGCCGTGCTGCGCATACGGGGAGAGATTGTTCGCGACGAGGCGGGCAAGCCGCGCATCCGCGCTTTCGTCGTGCCGGCGCGGCACGTGACGCTGGAATCGTCGTGGCGCAGCATCGGCCTGCGCGCCTCGGCCTCGCATGCCTACCGCATCGACGGCGCGCGCGTGCCGGCCAGCCATGGTTTCGCCATCGATGCCGCCCACGCCACGGCGGACGGCCCGCTGTACCGGTTCCCGTTCATGGCGCTGGCCTACGTGACGCTGGCGGCCAACCTGCTCGGCATGGCCGGGCGCTTCGTCGCGCTGGCCGAACCGCTGGTCGCTGCGCGGCGGCAGCACGGCAGCGGCGTGCCCCTGGCCGAAGTGCCGTCGGTGGCGGCGCGGCTGGCGCGGGCGCGCGAGGAACTGGCGGCGGGCCGCGCGGCGCTGCATGAAACACTCGACCGCGCCTGGGCCGACGTGGTGCGCCACGCCGTACCGGACGAGGAAAGCCTGCAGCAGGTATCCTTGCGGCTTGTCGAAACCTGCCGCCGCAATGTCGATGCGCTGTATCCGTATTGCGGGCTGCAGGCGGCGCGCGAGGACGCCGCCATCAACCGCGTCTGGCGCGATTTCCATACCGCCACGCAGCATGCGCTGCTGCTGCCGGACTGA
- the dgt gene encoding dGTP triphosphohydrolase — MYCAATRQFAREQEALILPLEARVHAQADGRAAGREECMRDYARVLYSSSFRRLQGKMQLLGVDAANFNRNRLTHSLEVAQIARSIAADLGLERSVVAETCALAHDLGNPPFGHYGERILDELGAGDGGFEGNAQAFRILRTLEKKHHAYAGLNLTVRTLAGITKYFHRRADNPKKFLYDDDYHFLAGELARHGLSIGKTIDAQIMDLSDEIAYAAHDLEDAMSFGIITWGEILHEFRISRDFADAFEPFSRIAHGAHEEALKSEAQASSEEYSIVLRKEMTSQIVHELCRDIAVIEGRHGPELGYRTMGPLARGLKSLLWKAILRKKDVQLYEKRGEKIIRGLFEVLTDRNYNRDNVLLPPELRCLADSRARLVLDYIAGMMDVNAAAEYEKYFGKGSLERIYG, encoded by the coding sequence ATGTACTGTGCCGCCACCCGGCAATTCGCCCGCGAGCAGGAAGCGCTGATCCTGCCGCTCGAGGCGCGCGTCCACGCGCAGGCCGACGGCCGCGCCGCGGGCCGCGAGGAATGCATGCGCGACTATGCGCGCGTGCTGTATTCGTCGTCGTTCCGCCGGCTGCAGGGCAAGATGCAGCTGCTGGGCGTGGACGCCGCCAATTTCAACCGCAACCGGCTCACGCACAGCCTGGAAGTGGCGCAGATCGCCCGCTCGATCGCCGCCGACCTGGGGCTCGAGCGCAGCGTGGTCGCCGAAACCTGCGCGCTGGCGCACGACCTGGGCAACCCGCCGTTCGGCCATTACGGCGAACGCATCCTCGACGAACTGGGCGCCGGCGACGGCGGCTTCGAGGGCAACGCGCAGGCCTTCCGCATCCTGCGCACGCTGGAAAAGAAGCACCACGCGTATGCCGGCCTGAACCTCACGGTGCGCACGCTGGCCGGCATCACCAAGTATTTCCATCGGCGCGCCGACAACCCGAAAAAATTCCTGTACGACGACGATTATCACTTCCTCGCCGGCGAGCTGGCGCGGCATGGCCTGTCGATCGGCAAGACCATCGATGCGCAGATCATGGATCTGTCGGATGAGATCGCCTACGCCGCGCACGACCTGGAAGATGCGATGAGCTTCGGCATCATCACGTGGGGCGAAATCCTGCACGAGTTCCGCATCAGCCGCGACTTCGCCGACGCCTTCGAGCCATTCTCGCGCATCGCCCACGGCGCCCATGAAGAAGCGCTGAAAAGCGAGGCCCAGGCCAGTTCGGAGGAATACTCGATCGTGCTGCGCAAGGAGATGACTTCGCAGATCGTGCACGAGCTGTGCCGCGACATCGCCGTCATCGAGGGTCGGCACGGCCCGGAGCTGGGCTACCGCACGATGGGGCCGCTGGCGCGCGGGCTCAAATCGCTGCTGTGGAAGGCGATCCTGCGCAAGAAGGATGTGCAGCTGTATGAAAAACGCGGCGAAAAGATCATCCGCGGCCTGTTCGAGGTGCTGACGGACCGCAACTACAACCGCGACAACGTGCTGCTGCCGCCGGAACTGCGCTGCCTGGCCGATTCGCGCGCGCGGCTGGTGCTGGACTACATCGCCGGCATGATGGACGTGAACGCCGCCGCAGAATACGAGAAATACTTCGGCAAGGGCAGCCTGGAGCGCATCTATGGCTGA